A region of Halopiger xanaduensis SH-6 DNA encodes the following proteins:
- a CDS encoding phosphosulfolactate synthase, whose protein sequence is MVDRTFEFLHHNEREEKPREKGITEIRGPYYDPMGPRELRDLLETMGQYVDIYKFSGGSFALMPEEAVTELIDICHEYDVKVSTGGYVENVLVRDNDKVEQYFEEAERLGFDIVELSSGFLAIGTDDMVRMTEIVAEDYEIDPKPEINVQFGAGGATDPDVLEEQGQQDPEQALEEGKRHLEAGADLLMVEAEGITEEVNEWRTDVAYQIANGLGIENLVFEAPGPEMFEWYIKNFGPEINLFVDNSQIVELECMRSGLWGKATTWGRTVTWKGDEE, encoded by the coding sequence ATGGTAGACCGTACGTTCGAATTCCTACACCACAACGAGCGCGAGGAGAAGCCCAGAGAGAAGGGGATCACGGAGATCCGTGGGCCGTATTACGATCCGATGGGCCCGCGCGAGCTTCGTGACCTTCTAGAGACGATGGGACAGTATGTAGATATCTACAAGTTCAGCGGTGGGTCCTTCGCGCTGATGCCTGAGGAGGCGGTGACGGAGTTAATCGACATCTGCCACGAGTACGACGTTAAAGTCTCGACTGGCGGCTACGTCGAGAACGTCCTGGTCCGCGACAACGACAAGGTCGAGCAGTACTTCGAGGAGGCCGAGCGGCTCGGGTTCGACATCGTAGAACTCTCAAGTGGCTTCCTGGCCATCGGGACAGACGACATGGTGCGGATGACGGAGATCGTCGCGGAGGACTACGAGATCGATCCAAAGCCCGAGATCAACGTCCAGTTCGGTGCCGGCGGTGCGACGGACCCGGATGTCCTCGAGGAACAGGGCCAGCAGGACCCCGAGCAGGCTCTCGAGGAGGGGAAACGCCATCTGGAGGCGGGCGCGGACCTCCTGATGGTCGAGGCGGAGGGCATAACCGAGGAGGTCAACGAGTGGCGGACGGATGTCGCCTACCAGATTGCGAATGGGCTTGGAATCGAGAACCTTGTCTTCGAGGCGCCTGGACCTGAGATGTTCGAGTGGTACATCAAGAACTTCGGCCCGGAGATAAACCTCTTCGTTGACAACTCTCAAATCGTCGAACTGGAGTGCATGCGATCTGGCCTTTGGGGGAAGGCGACGACATGGGGCCGGACCGTCACATGGAAGGGTGACGAGGAGTAG
- a CDS encoding Fic family protein, protein MPTRELPEEAPGHYRESHPHPYYIPEKLPLSTRIDVDDELTELIADASFQLGRIDGISPTVDFSPVLYTSLVRLEAVETAEIEGADVDMDEVYAHHTQTGQDENVDVSRDLQEVLNAERALQRGFDAIKQGELITLDLLQSLHELLLENVRNEGEVVGEWRTIDVHLPSPYASQPPFVPPPHQSVPELMDSLETYIQMGGQYHPLIDLAITHYQFETVHPCEDGNGRLGRILIVLQLCAVGYLSEPYLYPSAYFNRNKQEYVEKMRAVSETGDWHDWITFFIEGIEEQARDSYKRTQRLMELRRDYEQRYPHQKTSHRLARGVFDMPYFTANDVQDEFDVSRQTAYNAIEELISDGVLVETTGKQRNQEYKAIDIFDILERRPDH, encoded by the coding sequence AGAGGCACCCGGCCACTATCGCGAGTCTCATCCACATCCATACTACATTCCAGAGAAACTCCCCCTCTCGACACGAATTGATGTCGACGATGAACTCACGGAGCTTATCGCCGATGCGTCCTTTCAACTCGGCCGAATCGACGGGATCAGTCCAACCGTCGATTTCTCACCGGTCCTCTATACATCCCTCGTCCGACTCGAGGCCGTCGAGACTGCTGAAATAGAGGGTGCTGATGTCGATATGGACGAGGTATACGCCCATCACACACAGACCGGCCAAGACGAAAACGTCGACGTGAGCCGGGACTTGCAGGAGGTCCTGAACGCCGAACGCGCCCTTCAGAGAGGATTCGACGCGATCAAACAGGGGGAGCTGATAACGCTCGACCTCCTCCAGTCGCTCCACGAATTGCTCCTCGAAAACGTTCGCAATGAAGGCGAGGTCGTGGGAGAATGGCGGACGATCGATGTCCACCTTCCTTCACCGTACGCCAGTCAGCCCCCGTTCGTTCCGCCGCCGCACCAATCGGTTCCCGAGCTGATGGACTCTCTAGAGACATATATCCAGATGGGCGGTCAATATCACCCGCTCATTGATCTCGCGATTACGCATTATCAGTTCGAAACGGTTCATCCCTGTGAAGACGGGAATGGCCGACTTGGTCGCATTCTCATCGTATTACAGCTCTGTGCTGTAGGGTATCTGAGCGAGCCGTATCTCTATCCGAGCGCCTACTTCAATCGCAACAAGCAGGAATACGTCGAAAAGATGCGCGCCGTAAGCGAAACCGGGGACTGGCACGACTGGATCACGTTCTTTATCGAAGGGATCGAGGAACAGGCGCGGGACTCGTATAAGCGGACACAGCGGTTGATGGAACTCCGGCGCGACTATGAGCAACGGTACCCACACCAGAAAACGAGTCATCGCCTTGCACGGGGCGTCTTCGATATGCCGTACTTCACTGCCAACGATGTCCAAGACGAGTTCGACGTCAGTCGACAAACTGCGTATAACGCTATCGAGGAGTTAATATCCGACGGTGTCCTCGTCGAGACAACTGGCAAACAGCGGAATCAAGAGTACAAAGCAATCGATATCTTCGACATCCTCGAGAGAAGGCCGGATCACTAG
- a CDS encoding transcription initiation factor IIB — translation MATDQTVSSRSTRDASQQSQSTLSCPECSGTLVTANREAHCRECGLIVDENQLDHGPEWFASEADSSRRRTGAPLTAGRHDRGLSTEIGRYRDGQGNTLSGQKRRQLNRLRREHRRSQWRSKRERNLATGLGEVRRLVSALGLSDSLREQACSLFRRAQKEDLCRGRSLEGVAAASVYAVSRCNGLGRPLEEISQVATCSRSQLECAYSAMNTELELPTAVPQPKSVLPRLATELGAPDEIQYRALELATIAANVGITTGRHPHGFAAACLYRAGQERGWMTSQQELAAVSNTSPKTIRAHRDTLLEVLEDQEKG, via the coding sequence ATGGCTACGGATCAGACCGTCAGCAGTCGCTCTACTCGAGACGCATCGCAACAGTCGCAATCGACACTGTCATGTCCTGAGTGCAGTGGCACTCTCGTCACAGCGAACCGCGAAGCGCACTGTCGAGAGTGTGGCTTGATCGTCGACGAAAACCAGCTCGACCACGGTCCCGAATGGTTCGCCTCGGAGGCAGACTCGAGCCGACGTCGAACGGGGGCACCGCTCACTGCAGGACGGCACGATCGCGGACTGTCGACCGAGATCGGCAGATACAGAGATGGACAGGGAAACACACTCTCGGGGCAAAAACGCCGTCAGCTCAATCGCCTTCGACGCGAACACCGACGCAGCCAATGGCGGTCAAAGCGTGAGCGGAATCTGGCGACTGGCCTCGGTGAAGTTCGTCGACTCGTAAGCGCGCTTGGGTTATCCGACTCGTTGCGGGAACAGGCGTGTTCGCTCTTTCGGCGCGCTCAAAAAGAAGACCTCTGTCGTGGACGATCACTCGAGGGAGTCGCAGCAGCCAGCGTGTATGCAGTATCTCGCTGTAATGGACTCGGGCGGCCCCTCGAGGAGATCAGTCAGGTAGCAACGTGCTCACGATCACAGCTCGAGTGTGCCTACTCGGCAATGAACACCGAACTCGAGCTTCCGACAGCAGTTCCACAGCCCAAAAGCGTTCTTCCCCGACTCGCAACCGAACTGGGCGCACCAGACGAAATTCAGTATCGGGCACTCGAATTAGCGACGATCGCAGCGAACGTAGGGATCACAACTGGACGTCACCCGCACGGATTCGCTGCCGCCTGTCTGTACAGAGCGGGCCAGGAACGCGGTTGGATGACTTCACAACAGGAACTCGCTGCAGTATCGAACACGTCGCCAAAAACGATACGAGCACACAGGGACACGCTTCTCGAGGTCTTAGAGGATCAGGAGAAGGGATGA
- a CDS encoding MmgE/PrpD family protein, producing MTTTEELAEFVQEVSAEEFSEDTQTELKKRVLDSVGIGINALGAEPVEVVHQTVQRANPGDDCTLWGRGETASPVGAAMHNTALTRYLDFMDSFLAPGETPHPSDNIGAVVAAAEVVDASGEELLEGIGVAYEVQGELAWNAPVRDKGWDHVTHTVLSAVCGVAKVLDLDVETTRDAIGIAGTAHNALRVTRTGGINEWKGIASANAARNAVYAALLASDGMEGPKDLFEGQKGWKQTISGEFEVDLDPGCTRVHDVMTKRYVAETYAQSAVEGVIELAEQEDLDGSNVKLIDLETFAGAKLIIGGGEGDRHTVETKAQADHSLPYMLAAALLDREMGNTQYEPDRIIQDDVQYLLRHVTVEEDEEFTEQFEAGEMPARVTVELNDGTTHVVEKDAFQGHPTNPMSWNQVETKFHDTAGTRLDKDRRDDIVATVKDLESTTVTDLVTLLAQDVV from the coding sequence ATGACGACGACTGAGGAACTCGCCGAGTTCGTCCAAGAAGTCTCTGCTGAGGAGTTTTCCGAGGACACGCAGACGGAACTAAAAAAGCGAGTACTCGACTCGGTCGGGATCGGGATCAATGCTCTTGGAGCGGAGCCGGTGGAGGTCGTCCACCAGACAGTCCAGCGTGCTAATCCTGGCGATGACTGTACGCTCTGGGGGCGTGGCGAGACCGCATCGCCGGTCGGCGCCGCGATGCACAATACCGCGCTGACGCGCTATCTCGACTTCATGGACTCCTTTCTCGCGCCCGGCGAGACGCCCCACCCGAGCGACAACATCGGTGCGGTCGTCGCTGCTGCCGAGGTCGTTGATGCCTCTGGCGAGGAACTCTTGGAAGGTATCGGTGTCGCCTACGAGGTCCAAGGCGAACTCGCTTGGAATGCTCCTGTCAGAGACAAAGGATGGGACCACGTGACTCACACGGTACTCTCGGCGGTTTGCGGCGTCGCGAAGGTACTCGACCTCGATGTCGAGACGACCAGGGACGCCATCGGCATCGCCGGCACCGCTCACAACGCCCTTCGTGTAACTCGTACCGGCGGCATCAACGAGTGGAAGGGCATCGCCTCGGCCAATGCTGCCCGCAATGCCGTCTATGCAGCCCTGTTGGCCAGTGACGGGATGGAGGGACCCAAGGACCTCTTCGAAGGGCAAAAGGGGTGGAAGCAGACCATCAGCGGCGAGTTCGAGGTTGACCTTGACCCAGGTTGCACGCGCGTCCATGACGTCATGACGAAGCGATATGTCGCTGAAACGTACGCCCAGTCTGCCGTTGAAGGCGTTATCGAACTGGCGGAGCAAGAGGATCTCGATGGAAGTAACGTGAAACTCATTGATTTAGAAACGTTCGCCGGTGCTAAGCTCATTATCGGTGGCGGTGAGGGCGATCGCCATACGGTCGAGACGAAGGCCCAGGCCGACCACTCGCTACCGTATATGCTGGCAGCGGCGCTGCTTGACCGGGAGATGGGTAACACCCAGTATGAGCCCGACCGCATCATCCAAGATGACGTCCAGTATCTCCTCCGGCACGTCACCGTTGAGGAGGACGAAGAATTCACTGAACAGTTTGAAGCTGGGGAGATGCCCGCCCGCGTGACGGTCGAACTTAACGACGGTACTACTCACGTGGTCGAGAAGGATGCCTTCCAAGGCCATCCAACGAATCCGATGAGTTGGAATCAAGTCGAAACGAAGTTCCACGACACGGCCGGCACTAGACTCGACAAGGATCGCCGGGACGATATCGTTGCAACAGTTAAGGACTTGGAGTCGACAACCGTCACCGACCTCGTTACCCTGCTGGCCCAAGATGTTGTATAA